The following proteins come from a genomic window of Methanocella conradii HZ254:
- a CDS encoding GxxExxY protein, whose amino-acid sequence MGPGLLESIYETCLAYELRNRGHLVEKQVKLPVIYKGIQMDAGLRMDLIVDNCIIIEIKAVDELLPLHEAQVLTYLKLTGYRIGLLINFNSCHLKDGIKRIAH is encoded by the coding sequence ATCGGTCCAGGCCTACTCGAAAGCATATACGAGACATGCCTGGCCTACGAATTAAGGAACAGGGGCCACCTGGTAGAAAAACAGGTCAAACTACCCGTAATTTACAAAGGCATACAAATGGACGCAGGACTAAGAATGGATCTAATAGTAGACAACTGCATAATCATCGAGATAAAAGCGGTAGATGAACTATTACCACTACACGAAGCCCAAGTATTAACGTACCTAAAACTGACAGGTTACAGAATAGGATTATTGATAAACTTTAACTCATGTCATTTAAAAGATGGAATAAAAAGGATCGCTCACTAA